Proteins encoded within one genomic window of Couchioplanes caeruleus:
- a CDS encoding cytochrome c oxidase subunit 3, giving the protein MTAAAIDKSRIHSLTRPNMVSVGTIVWLSSELMFFAALFAMYFAIRAADYSQWEKHTQVLNIPYATTFTVILVLSSVTCQLGVFAAEKGDVHSLRRWFTITFVMGLIFVLGQANEYVELVEHGVKINADGYGSMFYLTTGFHGLHVTGGLIAFIVYMIRTTMGRFTPAQATSAIVVSYYWHFVDIVWIALFAMIYWLQ; this is encoded by the coding sequence GTGACAGCGGCAGCCATCGACAAGAGCCGGATCCATTCGCTGACCCGACCCAACATGGTCAGCGTCGGGACCATCGTGTGGCTCTCCAGCGAACTCATGTTCTTCGCGGCCTTGTTCGCGATGTACTTCGCCATCCGCGCGGCGGACTACAGCCAGTGGGAGAAGCACACCCAGGTCCTGAACATCCCGTACGCGACGACGTTCACGGTGATCCTGGTGCTCTCCTCGGTCACCTGCCAGCTCGGCGTCTTCGCGGCGGAGAAGGGTGACGTGCACTCGCTGCGACGCTGGTTCACCATCACCTTCGTCATGGGCCTGATCTTCGTGCTCGGCCAGGCGAACGAGTACGTCGAGCTGGTGGAGCACGGCGTCAAGATCAACGCCGACGGCTACGGGTCGATGTTCTACCTGACGACCGGCTTCCACGGCCTGCACGTCACGGGTGGTCTCATCGCCTTCATCGTCTACATGATCCGCACCACCATGGGCCGGTTCACGCCGGCGCAGGCCACGTCCGCGATCGTCGTGTCCTACTACTGGCACTTCGTCGACATCGTGTGGATCGCGTTGTTCGCCATGATCTATTGGCTTCAGTAG
- a CDS encoding DUF397 domain-containing protein gives MLNQNWRTSSRSGGNGQCVEVRRVEDAIQVRDSKDRSGPVFSFSLGAWEAIVAGVKAGEFDL, from the coding sequence ATGCTCAACCAGAACTGGCGCACCAGCAGCCGCAGTGGCGGCAACGGCCAGTGCGTCGAGGTCCGCCGCGTGGAGGACGCAATCCAGGTGCGTGACAGCAAGGACCGGTCCGGTCCGGTCTTCTCGTTCTCGCTCGGCGCGTGGGAGGCCATTGTCGCGGGCGTGAAGGCCGGGGAGTTCGACCTCTGA
- a CDS encoding Lrp/AsnC family transcriptional regulator — MNTAIVHIDCATDSIPEVAEALAALPGVSEVYSVAGNVDLIAIVRVSRFDDIAEVIAGRISKTPGVVGTESHIAFRAYSRHDLEDAFAIGLPEAD, encoded by the coding sequence GTGAACACCGCGATCGTGCACATCGACTGCGCCACCGACTCGATTCCGGAGGTCGCTGAGGCGCTGGCCGCGCTGCCCGGGGTCAGCGAGGTCTACTCCGTGGCCGGAAACGTGGATCTCATCGCGATCGTGCGGGTGTCGCGGTTCGACGACATCGCCGAGGTGATCGCCGGGCGGATCTCGAAGACTCCCGGTGTGGTCGGCACCGAGTCGCACATCGCCTTCCGGGCGTACTCCCGGCACGACCTCGAGGACGCCTTCGCGATCGGCCTGCCCGAGGCCGACTGA
- a CDS encoding NUDIX hydrolase, with translation MPRRLRGAAYQAFYRLPHSMRRRIVRFIVPKYLVGAVCIVRDAEAADPGRLLLLRQPPGRGWGLPAGLLKKAEQPAVGAARELREESGVDIDPADLTPAVPNAIVHTKGWVDTVFLATVPASTNPLVVDGGEVLEADWFPLDDLPPLTPSTAYLLGIYGIGPHAAQQTP, from the coding sequence ATGCCTCGGCGGTTGCGCGGCGCCGCGTATCAGGCGTTCTACCGGCTGCCGCATTCGATGCGCCGGCGGATCGTGCGGTTCATCGTGCCGAAGTATCTCGTCGGGGCGGTCTGCATCGTGCGCGACGCCGAGGCGGCCGACCCCGGTCGGCTCCTGCTGCTGCGCCAGCCGCCCGGCCGCGGGTGGGGTCTTCCCGCCGGCCTGCTCAAGAAGGCGGAGCAGCCGGCCGTCGGCGCCGCCCGGGAGCTGCGGGAGGAGTCGGGCGTCGACATCGACCCCGCCGACCTGACGCCGGCGGTCCCGAACGCGATCGTGCACACCAAGGGGTGGGTCGACACCGTCTTCCTGGCGACGGTCCCGGCTTCCACGAACCCGCTCGTGGTCGACGGCGGCGAGGTGCTGGAGGCGGACTGGTTTCCCCTCGACGACCTGCCACCGCTGACCCCGAGCACCGCCTACCTACTCGGCATCTACGGCATCGGCCCGCACGCCGCCCAGCAGACCCCCTGA
- the coxB gene encoding cytochrome c oxidase subunit II has protein sequence MVSRSSVARPRVVRLAGLGVSGAALLALLSGCSPIDIGDKLGGFGWPRHGITEQAHKMYDLWIASTIAALVVGFFVWGLIFWCVIRYRKRGDTLPVQTRFNMPMEVLYTVTPVLIVAVLFYYTAIVQTDVDKLSAKPDHTVEVVAFKWNWQFNYRDAPGADANTVASNLGSTDVIPLLVLPTGKKIRFEETSRDVIHSFWVPEMLFKRDVFPGNVRNVFEVTLDREGRYVGRCAELCGTYHAFMQFELVVVSPERFDQFLAAKKKGASTQDAMGAIGFSGNERFATTTEPFDTRRQGQSWNQPMAAGK, from the coding sequence GTGGTCTCAAGGAGTTCGGTCGCACGGCCGCGCGTCGTACGGCTCGCCGGGCTCGGTGTCAGTGGTGCCGCACTGCTGGCCCTGCTGTCCGGCTGTTCCCCCATTGACATCGGTGACAAGCTCGGCGGCTTCGGCTGGCCGCGCCACGGCATCACCGAGCAGGCCCACAAGATGTACGACCTCTGGATCGCCTCGACGATCGCGGCCCTGGTCGTCGGCTTCTTCGTGTGGGGCCTGATCTTCTGGTGCGTGATCCGGTACCGCAAGCGGGGCGACACCCTGCCGGTGCAGACGCGGTTCAACATGCCGATGGAGGTGCTCTACACGGTCACGCCGGTGCTGATCGTCGCGGTGCTCTTCTACTACACGGCGATCGTGCAGACCGATGTGGACAAGCTGTCGGCCAAGCCGGACCACACCGTCGAGGTCGTCGCGTTCAAGTGGAACTGGCAGTTCAACTACCGTGACGCGCCCGGCGCCGACGCCAACACCGTGGCGTCGAACCTCGGCTCCACCGACGTCATCCCGCTGTTGGTGCTGCCGACCGGTAAGAAGATCCGGTTCGAGGAGACCAGCCGCGACGTCATCCACTCGTTCTGGGTGCCGGAGATGCTGTTCAAGCGCGACGTCTTCCCGGGCAACGTGCGCAACGTCTTCGAGGTCACCCTCGACCGTGAGGGCCGCTACGTCGGCCGGTGCGCCGAGCTCTGCGGCACGTACCACGCCTTCATGCAGTTCGAGCTCGTGGTGGTCTCGCCGGAGCGCTTCGACCAGTTCCTCGCGGCGAAGAAGAAGGGTGCGAGCACCCAGGACGCGATGGGCGCCATCGGCTTCTCCGGGAACGAGCGCTTCGCCACGACGACGGAGCCGTTCGACACCCGTCGCCAGGGTCAGTCGTGGAACCAGCCCATGGCCGCAGGGAAGTAG
- a CDS encoding cytochrome c oxidase subunit 4, whose protein sequence is MKTEYKIFTGVAVFLFGAALVYGLYTNGVGQTEWVGTVALILSGLLCAMCGGFFWFVARRIDLRPEDREDGEIAEGAGEIGFFSPGSYWPFGLALAASIAAMGLVFWMWWLLALGLVMVIFAACGLLFEYYSGTRHPAEH, encoded by the coding sequence TTGAAGACCGAATACAAGATCTTCACCGGCGTCGCCGTCTTCCTCTTCGGCGCGGCCCTCGTGTACGGCCTCTACACCAACGGCGTCGGCCAGACCGAGTGGGTCGGCACCGTGGCGCTGATCCTGTCGGGCCTGCTCTGCGCGATGTGCGGCGGCTTCTTCTGGTTCGTCGCGCGGCGCATCGACCTGCGCCCGGAGGACCGCGAGGACGGCGAGATCGCCGAGGGTGCCGGCGAGATCGGCTTCTTCAGCCCGGGCAGCTACTGGCCGTTCGGCCTCGCGCTGGCCGCCTCGATCGCCGCCATGGGCCTGGTGTTCTGGATGTGGTGGCTGCTTGCCCTGGGCCTGGTCATGGTGATCTTCGCCGCGTGCGGCCTGCTCTTCGAGTACTACTCGGGCACCCGGCACCCCGCCGAGCACTGA
- the trpD gene encoding anthranilate phosphoribosyltransferase → MGAPTWPHLLSALLRGEELPAQDTAWAMGEIMAGNASPVQVAGFAVALRAKGETPVELSGLVEAMLANATTVELPEDVRAGAVDVVGTGGDRAHTVNISTMAAIIVAAAGVTVVKHGNRAASSACGTADLLEHFGIPLDLGPQGVRRTVAEAGIGFCFAARYHQGMRHAAVTRRELGHPTFFNVLGPLTNPARPRNAAVGCFDQRMAPVMAEVFARRGDSALVMRGEDGLDEFTTAAPTRVWLVKDGTVTESVVDAVDLGVPRSNPGDLRGGDAAFNADAAMRTFAGEQGPVRDAVLVNAAAAFAAQAGFPGTFADTMREGIARAAQAVDSGAATALLHRWVQAAKAAKAAEPA, encoded by the coding sequence ATGGGCGCACCCACCTGGCCCCACCTGCTGAGCGCCCTCCTGCGGGGCGAGGAGTTGCCGGCGCAGGACACCGCCTGGGCCATGGGCGAAATCATGGCAGGCAACGCGTCACCGGTGCAGGTGGCCGGTTTCGCGGTGGCGCTGCGCGCCAAGGGCGAGACGCCGGTGGAGCTGTCCGGGCTCGTCGAGGCGATGCTGGCCAACGCCACGACCGTGGAGCTGCCCGAGGATGTCCGCGCCGGCGCGGTCGACGTGGTGGGCACCGGCGGCGACCGCGCCCACACGGTGAACATCTCGACCATGGCCGCGATCATCGTCGCCGCGGCGGGTGTCACGGTCGTCAAGCACGGCAACCGGGCCGCCTCGTCGGCCTGCGGCACCGCCGATCTGCTCGAACACTTCGGCATCCCGCTCGACCTCGGGCCGCAGGGCGTGCGACGCACGGTGGCCGAGGCGGGCATCGGCTTCTGCTTCGCGGCCCGTTACCACCAGGGCATGCGGCACGCCGCGGTCACCCGCCGCGAGCTGGGCCACCCCACCTTCTTCAACGTCCTGGGTCCGCTCACCAACCCGGCCCGCCCGCGCAACGCGGCGGTGGGCTGCTTCGACCAGCGGATGGCCCCCGTGATGGCCGAGGTCTTCGCCCGCCGCGGCGACTCGGCGCTGGTGATGCGCGGCGAGGACGGCCTGGACGAGTTCACCACGGCGGCACCGACCCGGGTCTGGCTGGTCAAGGACGGCACGGTCACGGAGTCCGTGGTGGACGCGGTCGACCTCGGCGTCCCGCGCAGCAACCCCGGCGACCTGCGCGGCGGCGACGCGGCCTTCAACGCGGACGCGGCAATGCGGACCTTCGCCGGCGAGCAGGGGCCCGTCCGCGACGCGGTGCTGGTCAACGCGGCCGCGGCGTTCGCCGCCCAGGCGGGCTTCCCCGGAACCTTCGCGGACACGATGCGCGAGGGAATCGCCCGCGCGGCCCAGGCGGTCGACTCCGGCGCCGCCACCGCCCTGCTGCACCGCTGGGTGCAGGCCGCCAAGGCCGCGAAGGCCGCCGAGCCCGCCTGA
- a CDS encoding cytochrome b — MKRRKLDLAQVPAAVGKGVDDRFQAATPLRALLNKVFPDHWSFLLGEIALFSFIVLLLSGVFLTLFFDPSMTEVAYNGSYTALRGIEMSKAYESSLHLSFEVRGGLFMRQMHHWAALLFMASIVVHMARVFFTGAYRKPREANWAIGVTLFLLGFLAGFTGYSLPDDGLSGTGLRIASAIMLSIPVIGTWLSASIFGGEFPGELIIGRFYIAHVLLIPGGLLALISIHLGLVFKQKHTQWPGPMRTNDNVVGERMFPRYALKQGGFFMAVFGVIALMAGLFQINPIWLFGPYRASEVSSASQPDWYVMFMDGLVRLMPAWQIDIPIGDGYVIPPLFWPAVVGLGALTTVPMFYPFIEARRLKDTQSHHLLQRPRDAPERTGLGAMAFTFFVVATLSGGNDVIADKFHISLNAMTWAGRIGLVILPPLAYYIAVRICLGLQQHDREVLAHGAETGIIKRLPDGRFVEVHQPLGPVDEHGHPLPLEYAGWVVPKKMNRLGALAPAVKGFFFPVEKPAEAPVSPAVPPVTGKDDRQEITSGR, encoded by the coding sequence GTGAAGCGCCGAAAGCTGGACCTCGCACAGGTCCCCGCTGCCGTCGGCAAGGGAGTTGACGACCGTTTCCAGGCCGCGACCCCGTTGCGGGCCCTGCTGAACAAGGTCTTCCCCGACCACTGGTCCTTCCTGCTGGGCGAGATCGCGCTGTTCTCGTTCATCGTCCTGCTGCTCAGCGGCGTGTTCCTGACCCTCTTCTTCGACCCGTCGATGACGGAAGTCGCGTACAACGGCTCGTACACCGCGCTGCGCGGCATCGAGATGTCGAAGGCCTACGAGTCCTCGCTGCACCTGTCGTTCGAGGTGCGCGGCGGCCTCTTCATGCGGCAGATGCACCACTGGGCCGCGCTGCTGTTCATGGCCTCGATCGTCGTGCACATGGCGCGCGTCTTCTTCACCGGCGCGTACCGCAAGCCCCGCGAGGCCAACTGGGCGATCGGCGTCACGCTGTTCCTGCTCGGCTTCCTCGCCGGCTTCACCGGCTACTCGCTGCCGGACGACGGCCTCTCCGGCACCGGCCTGCGCATCGCCTCGGCGATCATGCTGTCCATCCCGGTCATCGGCACCTGGCTGTCGGCGTCGATCTTCGGCGGTGAGTTCCCCGGCGAGCTGATCATCGGGCGCTTCTACATCGCGCACGTGCTGCTCATCCCGGGCGGTCTGCTCGCGCTGATCAGCATCCACCTGGGCCTGGTCTTCAAGCAGAAGCACACCCAGTGGCCCGGGCCGATGCGCACCAACGACAACGTCGTGGGCGAGCGCATGTTCCCCCGGTACGCGCTCAAGCAGGGCGGCTTCTTCATGGCCGTCTTCGGCGTCATCGCGCTGATGGCCGGCCTGTTCCAGATCAACCCGATCTGGCTGTTCGGGCCGTACCGTGCCTCCGAGGTCTCCTCGGCGAGCCAGCCGGACTGGTACGTCATGTTCATGGACGGCCTGGTCCGCCTCATGCCGGCCTGGCAGATCGACATCCCGATCGGCGACGGCTACGTGATCCCGCCGCTGTTCTGGCCGGCCGTCGTCGGCCTGGGCGCGCTGACCACGGTGCCGATGTTCTATCCGTTCATTGAGGCGCGACGCCTGAAGGACACCCAGTCGCATCACCTCCTCCAGCGCCCGCGCGACGCGCCCGAGCGCACCGGCCTCGGCGCGATGGCCTTCACGTTCTTCGTCGTGGCGACCCTGTCCGGCGGCAACGACGTCATCGCCGACAAGTTCCACATCAGCCTGAACGCGATGACCTGGGCGGGCCGCATCGGCCTCGTGATCCTCCCGCCGCTGGCCTACTACATCGCCGTACGCATCTGCCTCGGCCTGCAGCAGCACGACCGCGAGGTCCTGGCACACGGCGCGGAGACCGGCATCATCAAGCGCCTGCCGGACGGCCGGTTCGTGGAGGTCCACCAGCCGCTCGGCCCGGTCGACGAGCACGGCCACCCGCTGCCGCTGGAGTACGCGGGCTGGGTCGTACCGAAGAAGATGAACCGCCTCGGTGCCCTGGCGCCGGCGGTGAAGGGCTTCTTCTTCCCGGTCGAGAAGCCGGCCGAGGCGCCGGTCTCGCCGGCGGTGCCGCCGGTGACCGGCAAGGACGATCGCCAGGAGATCACCTCCGGACGCTGA
- a CDS encoding ubiquinol-cytochrome c reductase iron-sulfur subunit, protein MTVTKHGAHGAGTEPVDVQDPRLSRFDIVREGARRDDIEIVTYESQFEGTNSKAEKRVVRNIALLFVISGLAATAFVVFYIVWPWEFKLGHAINDYYTPVLGISLGISLLALGFAILAWAKKLLPHEVSIQDRHNSPSSDDDRLIAGQTLAYVADELGVQRRPLLKGAIALGMAPLGVAAAAPLIGGLIQNPHKDDEPMMYRTGFDPVPNHGKPVRLTREDGTPIRPEDVSVGGQITVFPGVPGGATNHYADSPTLLIHLRADDAEKARTAADSDAVNKGAMWGNYVAYSKICTHAGCPASLYEQQTNRLLCPCHQSQFIITDNARPIFGPASRRLPALPLDVDAEGFFVAASDYREAIGPDFWERP, encoded by the coding sequence ATGACGGTTACGAAGCACGGGGCGCACGGCGCCGGCACCGAGCCGGTCGACGTCCAGGACCCCCGGCTCTCCCGCTTCGACATCGTGCGGGAGGGCGCCCGGCGCGACGACATCGAGATCGTCACGTACGAGTCGCAGTTCGAGGGCACGAACTCCAAGGCGGAGAAGCGCGTCGTGCGCAACATCGCCCTGCTGTTCGTCATCTCCGGGCTGGCGGCGACGGCATTCGTGGTCTTCTACATCGTGTGGCCGTGGGAGTTCAAGCTCGGCCACGCGATCAACGACTACTACACGCCGGTCCTCGGCATCAGCCTCGGCATCTCGCTGCTCGCCCTCGGCTTCGCCATCCTTGCCTGGGCCAAGAAGCTGCTGCCGCACGAGGTCTCGATCCAGGACCGGCACAACAGCCCGTCCAGCGACGACGACCGGCTGATCGCCGGTCAGACCCTGGCGTACGTGGCGGACGAGCTGGGCGTGCAGCGGCGGCCGCTGCTCAAGGGCGCGATCGCGCTCGGCATGGCCCCGCTCGGTGTCGCCGCCGCGGCGCCGCTGATCGGTGGGCTCATCCAGAACCCGCACAAGGACGACGAGCCGATGATGTACCGCACCGGCTTCGACCCGGTGCCCAACCACGGCAAGCCGGTGCGCCTCACCCGTGAGGACGGCACCCCGATCCGGCCCGAGGACGTCAGCGTCGGCGGCCAGATCACGGTCTTCCCCGGCGTCCCGGGCGGCGCGACCAACCACTACGCGGATTCGCCCACCCTGCTCATCCACCTTCGGGCGGACGACGCGGAGAAGGCGCGCACCGCGGCCGACAGTGACGCGGTCAACAAGGGTGCGATGTGGGGCAACTACGTCGCGTACTCCAAGATCTGCACCCACGCCGGCTGCCCCGCCAGCCTGTACGAGCAGCAGACCAACCGCCTGCTCTGCCCGTGCCACCAGTCGCAGTTCATCATCACCGACAACGCCCGTCCGATCTTCGGCCCGGCCAGCCGTCGCCTGCCCGCGTTGCCCCTCGATGTAGACGCAGAGGGTTTCTTCGTGGCAGCGTCTGACTACCGGGAAGCCATCGGACCCGACTTCTGGGAGCGGCCGTGA
- a CDS encoding NTP transferase domain-containing protein: MTVAKVAVSAVILAAGEGQRLRPLTTLVPKALCPVANVALLDRALDRVAGLGLHGPSSVAVNAAYLADQIVAHVGGRAHLSVEPDGPAGTSGGIGRLRDWIGGRGVLAGNADAYLADPLREPGKDIAALLDGWNGDTVRMLTKPVTPGDTGGFSGRRFAGFSLLPWRYVRDLGPEFSDLVRTVWRPAEAAGDLELIPYEGVYLDTGTPATYLAANLHAAGASGGLIAPGAKVTGSAEESVVGAGAVVAGRVRRSVVWPAARVAAGEDLIEAIRAGDDMTVPTTFPDGGWGSLA; the protein is encoded by the coding sequence ATGACCGTCGCGAAGGTGGCCGTGTCGGCCGTCATCCTGGCCGCCGGGGAGGGGCAGCGGCTTCGTCCTCTGACGACGCTCGTACCGAAGGCTCTGTGTCCGGTCGCCAACGTGGCGCTGTTGGACCGGGCGCTGGACCGCGTGGCCGGTCTGGGTCTGCACGGGCCGTCCTCGGTGGCGGTGAACGCGGCGTATCTGGCCGACCAGATCGTGGCGCACGTGGGCGGGCGTGCGCATCTCTCCGTGGAACCGGACGGTCCCGCGGGCACGTCCGGCGGCATCGGCCGGCTGCGCGACTGGATCGGCGGGCGGGGGGTGCTGGCCGGCAACGCGGACGCGTACCTGGCCGATCCGCTGCGGGAGCCCGGCAAGGACATCGCAGCCCTGCTGGACGGGTGGAACGGCGACACGGTGCGCATGCTGACCAAGCCGGTCACGCCGGGCGACACGGGCGGCTTCAGCGGGCGCCGCTTCGCCGGCTTCTCGCTGCTGCCGTGGCGCTACGTCCGTGACCTCGGCCCGGAGTTCTCCGACCTCGTCCGCACGGTGTGGCGGCCGGCGGAGGCGGCGGGAGACCTGGAACTGATCCCGTACGAGGGTGTCTACCTCGACACCGGCACACCTGCCACCTACCTGGCCGCCAACCTGCACGCCGCCGGTGCGAGCGGCGGTCTGATCGCCCCCGGTGCGAAGGTCACCGGGTCAGCCGAGGAGTCGGTGGTCGGGGCCGGGGCCGTGGTGGCCGGGCGGGTGCGACGATCCGTGGTCTGGCCGGCTGCCCGCGTGGCCGCCGGCGAGGACCTGATCGAGGCGATCCGCGCGGGCGACGACATGACCGTGCCGACAACCTTCCCGGACGGCGGGTGGGGATCGCTAGCATGA
- a CDS encoding cytochrome c oxidase assembly protein: MVQLAETPPVAVAAGNTVPPPFSVAQIFSEISLTSLIALFLLLAAAVYLYGAHRMRQRGDHWPPGRTAAFLVGGLGSIAAVTVTGIEAYDTTLLSVHMVQHMVLSMVGPIFLALGAPVTLALRTLPVRRRKMLLAVLHSRVVRVVTFPLVAFGIFIANPFVLYFTGLYRATLEHAWLHEFIHVHFIVTGCLFFWPLLGLDPLPNRWPYPARALLMVLSVPFHTVLGLTIMQSKTLLGGDWYPNLHLSWMDPFADQVTAGGILWAGGEIVSVTMLGILVLQWIRQSEREAKRIDRALDRAEAEDRAAASQAATKITNETPGVRPQPDAD, translated from the coding sequence ATGGTGCAGCTCGCCGAAACGCCCCCGGTCGCGGTCGCGGCAGGGAATACTGTTCCCCCGCCGTTCAGCGTCGCCCAGATCTTCTCCGAGATCTCTCTGACCAGCCTGATCGCGCTCTTTCTGCTTCTGGCCGCCGCCGTCTACCTGTACGGCGCGCACCGCATGCGGCAGCGGGGCGACCACTGGCCGCCGGGACGCACGGCCGCGTTCCTCGTCGGAGGACTCGGCAGCATCGCGGCGGTGACGGTCACCGGAATCGAGGCGTACGACACAACGCTCCTCAGCGTGCACATGGTGCAACACATGGTCCTGTCGATGGTGGGCCCGATCTTCCTGGCCCTCGGCGCGCCGGTCACGCTGGCGCTGCGGACCCTGCCGGTACGCAGGCGCAAGATGCTGCTGGCCGTCCTGCACAGCCGCGTGGTGCGGGTCGTGACCTTCCCGCTGGTCGCCTTCGGGATCTTCATCGCGAACCCGTTCGTCCTCTACTTCACCGGCCTGTACCGGGCCACGCTCGAGCACGCCTGGCTGCACGAGTTCATCCACGTGCACTTCATCGTGACCGGCTGCCTGTTCTTCTGGCCGCTGCTCGGGCTGGATCCGCTGCCCAACCGGTGGCCGTACCCCGCCCGCGCCCTGCTCATGGTGCTGTCGGTGCCGTTCCACACCGTCCTCGGCCTGACGATCATGCAGAGCAAGACCCTGCTCGGCGGCGACTGGTATCCGAACCTGCACCTGAGCTGGATGGACCCCTTCGCCGACCAGGTCACGGCCGGCGGCATCCTGTGGGCCGGCGGCGAGATCGTCAGCGTCACCATGCTCGGCATCCTGGTGCTGCAGTGGATCAGGCAGTCCGAACGCGAGGCCAAGCGCATCGACCGCGCCCTGGACCGCGCCGAGGCCGAGGACCGGGCGGCCGCGTCGCAGGCCGCGACCAAGATCACAAACGAGACTCCCGGCGTACGCCCACAGCCCGACGCCGACTGA
- a CDS encoding helix-turn-helix domain-containing protein, protein MDSPTFLRFQLGAQLRRLRDEAKVTTERAADVIEVSPSTLRRIESGRVGVKGPALNALLDEYGVDDPELRETLLTMAREGKQRGWWAKYSDLPPVYRQYIGLESAAVEMQNFETIVVPGLLQTEAYAIAITSSEASQPTGEAIEQRVKARLERQKLISEGRLRLVAVMDEAVLHRQIGGPQVMHEQLTAMISAAKLRNVTLQVIPFREGAYASMLSSFAILSFPANPGVVYIEGLTGDLYAEGEDVRRCEVVFNDLRSSALSPHASVEMIQQIRDAEHQP, encoded by the coding sequence GTGGACAGTCCGACGTTCCTGAGGTTCCAGCTCGGCGCCCAACTCCGCCGGCTGCGCGACGAGGCCAAGGTGACGACCGAGCGCGCCGCGGACGTCATCGAGGTCTCACCCAGCACGCTGCGCCGGATCGAATCGGGCCGCGTCGGCGTCAAGGGCCCGGCCCTGAACGCCCTGCTCGACGAGTACGGCGTGGACGACCCTGAGCTGCGCGAGACGCTGCTGACGATGGCCCGCGAGGGTAAGCAGCGAGGCTGGTGGGCCAAGTACAGCGACCTGCCCCCGGTCTACCGCCAGTACATCGGCCTCGAATCCGCCGCCGTCGAGATGCAGAACTTCGAGACGATCGTCGTTCCCGGCCTGCTCCAGACCGAGGCCTACGCCATTGCCATCACCAGTAGTGAGGCATCCCAGCCGACCGGCGAGGCCATCGAACAGCGGGTCAAGGCCCGCCTGGAGCGGCAGAAGCTCATCAGCGAGGGCAGATTGCGGCTGGTAGCGGTCATGGACGAGGCGGTGCTCCACCGGCAGATCGGTGGACCGCAGGTCATGCACGAGCAGCTCACCGCCATGATTTCCGCGGCCAAGCTGAGGAACGTGACCCTTCAGGTGATCCCGTTCCGGGAGGGCGCCTACGCGTCGATGCTGTCGAGCTTCGCCATCCTCAGCTTCCCGGCAAACCCGGGGGTGGTCTATATCGAGGGTCTGACCGGAGACCTCTACGCTGAGGGTGAGGACGTGCGGCGCTGCGAGGTGGTTTTCAACGACCTTCGCTCATCCGCATTGTCGCCCCACGCGTCAGTTGAGATGATCCAACAGATCCGCGACGCGGAGCACCAGCCTTAG
- a CDS encoding cytochrome c: MTSDTPAGRRFRVFNRRRSAPSRARRRLGAAFRMVAALALAGGVYTAFTPGAFAEDTRQLSAAAQEGKALYDNSCISCHGRNAEGVEGRGPSLVGVGSASVEFQVGTGRMPMTRQEGQAEQKTPQFDEDQTRQLGQYIQELGGGPQIPRGSLTQDLEEHPDALANGGELFRINCTSCHSFGGAGGALSSGKFAPGLHDATAEEIYAAMLTGPQNMPVFGDNEITPEQKRELITYITQQLQEDKDPGGVFNLGRYGPVTEGLAIFLVGITILVFAALWIAGKS, translated from the coding sequence ATGACTTCTGACACCCCCGCCGGTCGGCGTTTCCGGGTGTTCAACAGGCGGCGGTCCGCGCCGAGCCGGGCGCGCCGGCGCCTCGGCGCCGCGTTCCGCATGGTCGCCGCCCTCGCTCTCGCCGGAGGCGTCTACACCGCCTTCACCCCGGGAGCGTTCGCCGAGGACACCCGGCAGCTCTCCGCCGCCGCCCAGGAGGGCAAGGCGCTCTACGACAACAGCTGCATCAGCTGCCACGGCCGTAACGCCGAGGGTGTCGAGGGCCGTGGTCCCAGCCTGGTCGGCGTCGGGTCCGCCTCCGTGGAGTTCCAGGTGGGCACCGGCCGCATGCCGATGACCCGCCAGGAGGGCCAGGCCGAGCAGAAGACGCCGCAGTTCGACGAGGACCAGACCAGGCAGCTCGGGCAGTACATCCAGGAGCTCGGTGGCGGCCCGCAGATCCCGCGGGGCTCGCTCACCCAGGACCTCGAGGAGCACCCCGACGCGCTGGCCAACGGCGGTGAGCTGTTCCGCATCAACTGCACGTCCTGCCACAGCTTCGGTGGTGCCGGTGGCGCGCTCTCGTCCGGTAAGTTCGCGCCGGGCCTGCACGACGCGACCGCGGAGGAGATCTACGCGGCGATGCTGACGGGCCCGCAGAACATGCCGGTCTTCGGCGACAACGAGATCACGCCGGAGCAGAAGCGCGAGCTCATCACGTACATCACGCAGCAGCTCCAGGAGGACAAGGACCCGGGCGGCGTGTTCAACCTCGGCCGGTACGGCCCGGTCACCGAGGGGCTGGCCATCTTCCTGGTCGGCATCACCATCCTGGTGTTCGCGGCGCTGTGGATTGCGGGGAAGTCATGA